tcattaatttaatttgaaaaaaaaagagaataaggaaCGTtgctttgaaaatataatgcgTTCGCATTATAGTTTAGTAGGCCGACTCGTTGAATTGTTGAGTCCGGTACGTAGCACGCTCGCGTACTCGCGAAACAAGAACAGGAGCAATACTGACCTTCCTCATACACGTGTTcacataaaatattacgatccTTTATGCGGTCACGTTCGTGGCGATAACCCACGACTTCGTAGCCTCCTTCCAACGCCAACATATACGACGGCATTCTTAGCTATATTccctttttctgtctttctctttctctttctttccttctcttcttgttttctctctctctctctctctctctctctttttctctatcctcgTGCTTCTTGTTTAACGTcacgaaaagaataaaagaaacaatctCTCAACGTAGTAATGCCACTAGAATTTCGTCCAACAACGATGATACCGTGCGTCTCCGTTTCAAGGTCAGTTGATGATTCTCGATTACGATAGAGATAACGGGGGGTGGCCTGCATTATTCAAGACACACGACGACgggaaaatgaaaggaacgCTTTTTGCGGATAATAAACGTTCGCGTTCTTTAGACTCGAGTAAACGCAATCgcctttttttcaattacttaCTTATTCCTGTAACCGGtggtttattaattttcatttatttgttcgcAGAAACAacagagaaggaagaaaaatttcaaggtCTAGTATCCTCGAGCACCGAGATACCCTCCGTTGAAGTACTCTCGTCGAAAGCTAAGAGGGAACAGGTATTGCGAAACATTCTTGCAGCTCGAAGACGACGGATGTCGAGGCAACGAAACGGCCGTCTCATCGACGTCACTCCAAGGGATCCACCAGATATCCTGGAAGCACAGGAGACGAAGAACGAAGGAGTGTATGCTAGTGTTTCTATGGCGAAGAACGGTACCGACGATGCTGACAAGAAAACGTTCAAAGTAACGATGGAAGAGAACTTAACGACATTGATGAGCGAACGAGAGGACATAGAGTCCACGATGACGATGGCGCCAGTAACGAGCGTCCCCAAGTCCTTGGAGACTGATaatgttcgtaaaaaaaacATCGTTTCAATGCCGGATTCCCTTTACAAACACTTTAGACCCGTCGAAAGTAACATTCCTATGGAGGACATGTCGCAGTTCCTTTATTTCGGTCAGAAACTACAACCTGAACTGCAGAACGTAACGACAGTTGGTAACGATTCGAACGAACTTGTCTCAGTTACTCCAACAACCTTGAGAAGGAGAAATTCTAGCAAGAGAACCAGCTTGTCACCGCTTACGACgtcgacaacgacaacgacaacgacaacgacagcgacaacgacaatgacaacgacaacgacaacggcaACAGCAACGGCAACAggaacgacaacgacgattcGACCTGAAGAAATCTCGAAGGAGGAGACCAACGTTGCTTTGGAAAGACGCATGATCGAGAAGAACAAAGTATCTAAGACAACGAAGAACACGTTGCGAGACGTGCCGAATTTGTATTACAGGAAAACGAGATTGTCTGATTCGACAATTGCCACGAACGTGATCCCTAGCAAGGACATGACACAGAATGGAAATACGACAGAGCTCGAAGAGCAAACAGTGGAGCGGAGGGATGAGAACGGTGTTCAGAAGATGAAAGTGTCAAGAGGTAGTTTTCGAAGGAGCAAAAAGATGGAAGATGCCGAAGAAAAAGTCGAAAACGATGATGTTACCGAGTACCGTTTATCGAAGGACGATAAGAAGTCTCGCGAGAGTAATAGCATCGATGAGAGTACGGTAAGTTCGACGACATTAAGAATCGTCGTGACAGAACCTTACAACATCGAGTCGTCGGTCAAAGACTTTTCGACGACAACGCTGatgccgacgacgacgacgacgacgctgatgccgacgacgacgacgaccacgacgacgacgttaaGGACTACAGCGCAAGAGAGTCGTCGGCATCACCAGCAACACGTGTACGCGTATACGATAACCAACGTGACGAGACTGTTGCGCAACTACACCGGACCTGGGCTAAGCGGAGAGACTGGAGTAAGAGGAACAGGAAGAGTTGACGGAGGAAGtggtggaggaagaggagaagaaggaggaggaggtggaggctCTCGGAGGAGCGCTTCCAGCGAGATAACGAACGGCAGGGTAGAGTCACCGTCGACGGAGGCTTCCGCCGGTGCTGCCGGCATCAGCGAGGAACCCTCGCAATCCGCTGGACTCAGTACTGGCAGGAGCGTCGAAGCGGTTGGAAGACCGAGTACGATCGCTACTCCCTCCTTGGTGGGGgaacgacgaagaaaagtCCTCGCGAGCGGTGCCCACCGAACCGGCGCTCAGTCAGCGCCGCAACGCGCACCCGTGAGAATCGCGAGCGCTCTTACTCGAAACagacaacagcagcaacagcaacagtgGTCCGATAGAGTAGCCCTCGTTATCAACGAAGGTTCAATCGATCCttatcttcatcatcatcatcaacagcATAATCAACagcattatcatcattatcatcataatcgAAGTTTTCTTCGTAAATCAGCTAGCGCTGTCTTGCACAGCGGTGCGGTGAACCCGAAAGACGCGAGCCCGGAAGCGATGCCTTCCACGGGCACGCGAGATACCGTTCTCGTTGACGCTGACAGAAAGAATTCCCTTGATCTGGAGCGTCGAGAGGATGAATCTCGTATTGAAAATGAAGCCTCCTTGAAGGTCAATCGTACCTTTGAGgaaaaatttaaaacaaatgaaagTTTGTCAGATTTGAAAGTTCCGGAAGAGACAACGACCGTCgatcttctttcatcttctcctTTGACCGATGATTATACCGAAACTTCGATCGATAGCCTGTCTAGCTCCGATACCAAAGACGAGGTTCGGAAGGAGAGCAATAACGAGCAGCACTCCACCATaatgactacgacgactacgatgcCGCCGGAAGTTACGACTAGTGCATCCGTATTTCCGGTAACACCCAAGTTACTCGTTGAAACGATATCGAGCGATAATCGTATGTTAAGCTCGAGTACGACGGAATCTATAAATCAATTAACTTCGAGCAGAAAACCGGATCAAGATAGACCGTTCGGTTTAGCGGCAGATCTTGATCCTTCCGAGATTCAAAAGATGTATAGATCGCAGAACACTTCGACCACGGAGAGCAATATTTTGCCGAACTTGGAAACGTCCACcgtttcgataaatttatttccaaaTCGAATTGCTCAACAGCATATGTACGATTTTCACGAAAGCAGAGGACGTAGTTTCTCAGACAAAACAAAACAGGAAGACGATGTACTTCCTATAATGCAACTTTACAACACCTCAGACATATTCAACGATAGCAGCACCCTCGGTCCTGCTACTCGTACAGTCGAACTACCCTTAGAGGAAAGCAATGTGACTAAAGACAGAATGGAGTCACCTCAGGAAGCTCCTGCTTCGCGATACACCACTCCCTCTACTACCAGAAAACCCACCGTCAAACCCACCCCTAAATTAACTACCAAATCAACCCCTAGAACCACTATCAGACCTACTAGTACAGCTTCCAATTTCGTTAATAGGACGAGGTACAGATCGATTTATTCGAATCGCTCCGTTATATCGGATTATGCCGGTTTAGGTTATCAACCGATCGAATTCAATAGGACATATTTTGATAGTGGTTTAATCGCCGTTAGCCCACGAGAGTCTGTGAATATTAGTGAAGTGACGAAGAGACACGATGTCGACGCCATTGCCTCACAAGAGACCGTAGCAGTAGTCAGTTATATTTTGGCTACGCTCGTCGTATTTCCAATTGCCGTTGGCGTTGGACTCATTCTTAGAAGACTGATCATTAGGAATCGTAAGGTGAGTCGTTGACCTGGGAAGGCTGTCTGCTCCGTTTCACCAACATCTTTTTGATATCTGGGTTAGCGTAGGCTTGACccagagaaacgaagagaaagagagtgtaaaaaagagagggaataagatagaaagagagggagagagaaagagacggagagaggaAGGATGCCGTAGATTTGAAAGTAAACTGCTCCACGCGAGCGAAAGTAGTCCGAGCTCTTTGGATTCTCTTTTCACCGAGTCGTCGTACTCGAGTAGTATACAATTAACGTggtataataatacttatcacgttggaaaaaaaagaaaagaaaaaagaatttctgtCATTTCGATTTCcattgttgttatcattaaCAGCTTTTCGTCGCGATAATGtatgaagaagataaaaaaaaggaaaagaaaaaataaatcaaaacaaaaaaagcgGTCATCGCGAACGAACGCGATTGCCTTGCCTTACGAAGGATTCTCGATGAATCATCGAACATACGATCGAAGATCTCTCGACCCGCGATTATGGTCGCGAGAGATTTATGCCCCTTACGGAGTCGCGTACCTTTTTCGATTGATtcgatgacaaaaaaaaaaaaaaaaaaaaaaaaaaaaaaaaaaaaaataaataaataaataaaaaatcggataataaagatatatttttttatttcttcttttttcttatttcaaatcGCCTCGagcgaataaagaaaaacgagaaagaaaagaaaagaattattttctttctttaaatcaCAGCAGCTTCTTAAGatgttatgtttattattatcatccttTGTTAgtcgatttatttatcacCTCGAATTTACGTCAAACTCTACGTCTTCTCTCGTCATAATATTTGCATCTTGTTCGTGGCCGTAACGTCACCAtcggatttttctttctttctttctttctttctttctttctttctttctttctttctttctttcttcctttctttcttcctttctttctttctttctttctttctttctttcattcgacgATTAACGTCGATGATGATTTACTTATGCAGGTGCTTGAAGAATCGGACACGTCATCCGAGATAAGTTATAGGAAGGACGCTCTTAATCTCGAAAATGGGGATTTTAAAACGTCCATCGAGAAGGCGATTACAAAGCTACCGAGGATACAACATTTGGTAAGAATGATTTATCTACCACTTTGATAAGCggccaaaaagaaaaaaaaaaaaaaaagaaaacctatTCCCTATCGCGaatttaaatcttattattttgctctcgtttttatttatctgtcctttctttttctttttttatctcatttctttttttttcttttcttttttttcttttttttttcttttcttctttcttttttttttattcacccATTCAGTGTCACGAAGCCGAGAAACCACCGCCACCTCCGTCGCAAGAATCCAGATGGGAGTTTCCTAGAGATAAGCTTAGGTTACAGACGGTCCTCGGGCAAGGAAACTTTGGACAGGTAAGGCattatatgttttcttttctcctcgtaCGAAAAGCGAGGATAATAAATCGTCAGAGAATCTCGCGGCGCATataactacatacatacatgggACGCGTTTTTTGTAACGTGTTAAATGCTCGCATAAAAAGGCGAATTTTAATGAGAATATAGAAATCTCATgagtatgtatacatacgtatatgtacatataatatatacacgaaaCTCTTCTCGGTAATAAGGAGTATACGAATTTTtgaatttgttattttgtGACGATACAACGATTAGTcgacaattattattgataatttttatgttaatactatacgttaaaatttataaattattatgttctATATAACAATTGAATAGGATccatttaaaatgtaaaacattgaattttttttatcatttgttaGGTTTGGAAAGCCGAAGCCGACGACTTGACTGGTCATCAGGGTACAACGAGATTAGTGGCTGTTAAAACAGTGAAAGAAGGTGCTTCGGAacgtgaaaaagaagatttagTACGGGAATTAGAGATCATGCAACAGCTTGGTAGTCATCCGAACGTTGTAACACTTTTAGGTTGTTGCACCGAAGAGGGTGagttttttttacaaaaatacatgaattatttataaattaattatatcaatgaattaattataaattaaaaattcggtatacatatatatatacatatatatatatatatatatatatatatatatatatatatatatatatatatattaatgaggATCTGTTCGTTACATTCTCATCGATGACGAAAACATCATAAAAATCGTGTCGGATTTTAAGTCgcaaaaaaattccttttctttcgcttGTCTGTATTGGCagcgtataaaaaaaaaaaaaacgcgaatGGCGCATCTTCGATAATGAACaggtatcatttattttttttcttttccccccctctttctctctctctctctctctctctctctgtctgtctctatttcttataaatcttGATAACAGCATAGCAAGCTTATAAAAACTACCAATACTACTATCAGCTAGTACTAATACTATAACATTGTTTACGTTTCTCATTGACGTAGATGTTTTGGTTTGCGAAATATGCTGATCAAGCTATTAGGCTATCCTTCTGcattctttctatattatatgcactcattaataaaatttatgatttggaaatttgtaaaattagtTGGTAAACAAAATTTCTCAGAGTCAACGTAAGTCATATtgctgaaaaagaaaaagaaaaagaaaaagaaaaagaaaaagaaaaagaaaaagaaaaagaaaaagaaaaagaaaaagaaaaagaaaaaacaaatgtcGAATTAAAAGCAAATTAGTTCGACGAAaaacgtgaaagaaaagaaagaacaagaggAAATAATAACTGACTTTGACGATAAATTCTGATAGAGACAAATTTTCTACGAGCTATCATTaagtttgttatttttcttattttcaacaTACACAATAAGCGCCGATCATTTGTATCGCATttgattattttgtaaatgaaaGGAAGACGAATCATTGATGTTCGGTatcattaatttgtaattgATTAGTACTTACACGGtatgtacgtaatatatatatatatatatatatatatatatatatatatacatatatgcatacatacatacatacatacatatatgtgtgtatagatCGCGCGATGcaattctataaatttttttgttcggtAAACAAAACATCAAGCTcacatacttttattttttttgatctcttattctttttttacattaaatcgaattcattgactttttttgttctgttcCTATCCTGTTCGATGTTTATCCTGACGACcctaatacatttttaatataaacgtaCGTACTCTCATGTATGTCAAAGGATGCGAAAATccttcaaagagaaaaaaatcctcGACATTTCCATTACTTCACGGTGATTAACTTgtcgataaagagaaagagaaaagagaaagagaaagagaaagatagagagagagaaagagaaagagagagagagagagagagagagggagagagaaacattcCTTTCGTTGACATATGGGCGacacaactttttttttattctctggaatttaattatttacacgcGATCAACATTGATTAAGTTATTATAAACGAAAGGTTGATCGACCCgtcattctttattatttcaagagTAATTAGTTTAAGATGATACGAGAGAGTTATACtggtaaaaaatttttttagatcatatttataatattatcatgttGTCGTTTTTCCTGTACgaactaaaatatttttcaaagaaattactCATCTTCATCTTTGTGGAATTCACGAGAGAGGAAAATACGAAAActagtatttaattttttcgtcCTTGAAAATTTAATCGCATGCATCATACGTATTGAAAAGCGTaatgtgaaaaataaagaaaatcattattcCACGCTCGAAAGATGGATTTATCGTGTCACTTTATCGCAGATAGATATTACAGAGTgattgtcttttattttttctcacgaGTCGTTCGTTTGATCTCTGATGATTTTGTTTCACGGTTGAGACATCAAAactaaggaagaaaaggagtaaGATCTCgatgagaagaagaataagaggaagCTGGAGAACATTATATACgatgcttttcttctttctctttctctctctctctttctctttctctctctctctctctctctctttctttctctctctctactatcgtcttcttcatcgtacgtataaatttctataCGCGTTCCTCGCACAGATCCTCTCAGTAAAATACGTCAGTTAAgcatatttctctttatcgaaattcttttcgatcaatttctatattttttttcttttcttatctcttttttttcatcttaaaaatataaaaaaattgacaggacaaaagaaagaattttgttatttcttaattttcgtATCACTTCCGAAAATCGAGATTGCATTTGAGATCGGagagaatttaaaaatgttttaacgcaattaaaataatcgctACTCCCTATTTCGGCTCTTTAGCTTCCGCCGCGGTAGAGTTTTTGGTTGAAGCTCAAGGAGCGTGCCTTGTCGGACCCTTTTCGGCGCACAATAGAACGCGCCCCCGACCAGCTCGGAGGGTCCGTCGCAGAAAATTTACGACATTGTGGTTTCGTGTCCTCCGCATTTATCCTTTCGGTCTCGACGCcagaggatgaggaggatgagagagaaggagtttgagaggaggaggaggaggaggaggaggaggagaacgaGGAGGAGGTGGCTTcgtgtttttctcttctctttcttagaCTTACGACGGCGtcgctcttcttcttcttcttcttcttcttcttcttcttctcttccttttccttcttcttcttctttttcttttacagaaCTCGACGTATCTCTCCGACAATAAGATGCAACCCAACGCTTTCATTATACCCATTTATCGATCAGCTCTATACTCCgatgatatttcaatttacaactcgatcgattcttttcctttcgattctcgttaaattctttttatttgttcgataaaaatgaaaaatgaaaaatgggaCATTCTTATGAGAcatcgaaattatattaagaaattcattagtattttttttctttctttcatattttttttgcttcgttcatttttcaaGTGCATACATATGTGCGGCGCATGTGTTTACGAAACTCGAAATAGCAACTGGAAAAGTTTTGTTTCGCCTTAGTAATATTTTCACGGAAGCTGTTTATCTTCTTACGTGTTACACTCGGTGCACAGCTGTCGATACACAAcgcatatgtaaatatatacatataagtctTAATATT
This portion of the Vespa velutina chromosome 4, iVesVel2.1, whole genome shotgun sequence genome encodes:
- the LOC124948311 gene encoding serine-rich adhesin for platelets-like isoform X2, with the protein product MMATRSSAMTILLLLTIFILELIYAKDHDGSRLEYEDFLTTTESYVRLRVDRETTEKEEKFQGLVSSSTEIPSVEVLSSKAKREQVLRNILAARRRRMSRQRNGRLIDVTPRDPPDILEAQETKNEGVYASVSMAKNGTDDADKKTFKVTMEENLTTLMSEREDIESTMTMAPVTSVPKSLETDNVRKKNIVSMPDSLYKHFRPVESNIPMEDMSQFLYFGQKLQPELQNVTTVGNDSNELVSVTPTTLRRRNSSKRTSLSPLTTSTTTTTTTTTATTTMTTTTTTATATATGTTTTIRPEEISKEETNVALERRMIEKNKVSKTTKNTLRDVPNLYYRKTRLSDSTIATNVIPSKDMTQNGNTTELEEQTVERRDENGVQKMKVSRGSFRRSKKMEDAEEKVENDDVTEYRLSKDDKKSRESNSIDESTVSSTTLRIVVTEPYNIESSVKDFSTTTLMPTTTTTTLMPTTTTTTTTTLRTTAQESRRHHQQHVYAYTITNVTRLLRNYTGPGLSGETGVRGTGRVDGGSGGGRGEEGGGGGGSRRSASSEITNGRVESPSTEASAGAAGISEEPSQSAGLSTGRSVEAVGRPSTIATPSLVGERRRKVLASGAHRTGAQSAPQRAPVRIASALTRNRQQQQQQQWSDRVALVINEGSIDPYLHHHHQQHNQQHYHHYHHNRSFLRKSASAVLHSGAVNPKDASPEAMPSTGTRDTVLVDADRKNSLDLERREDESRIENEASLKVNRTFEEKFKTNESLSDLKVPEETTTVDLLSSSPLTDDYTETSIDSLSSSDTKDEVRKESNNEQHSTIMTTTTTMPPEVTTSASVFPVTPKLLVETISSDNRMLSSSTTESINQLTSSRKPDQDRPFGLAADLDPSEIQKMYRSQNTSTTESNILPNLETSTVSINLFPNRIAQQHMYDFHESRGRSFSDKTKQEDDVLPIMQLYNTSDIFNDSSTLGPATRTVELPLEESNVTKDRMESPQEAPASRYTTPSTTRKPTVKPTPKLTTKSTPRTTIRPTSTASNFVNRTRYRSIYSNRSVISDYAGLGYQPIEFNRTYFDSGLIAVSPRESVNISEVTKRHDVDAIASQETVAVVSYILATLVVFPIAVGVGLILRRLIIRNRKVLEESDTSSEISYRKDALNLENGDFKTSIEKAITKLPRIQHLCHEAEKPPPPPSQESRWEFPRDKLRLQTVLGQGNFGQVWKAEADDLTGHQGTTRLVAVKTVKEGASEREKEDLVRELEIMQQLGSHPNVVTLLGCCTEEEPHYLILEYVMYGKLLAYLRDHRTRQDFYNFSEDSAALTSRDLTVFGYCVARGMEYLASKKDNTSGPRSQECFS
- the LOC124948311 gene encoding serine-rich adhesin for platelets-like isoform X3, yielding MMATRSSAMTILLLLTIFILELIYAKDHDGSRLEYEDFLTTTESYVRLRVDRETTEKEEKFQGLVSSSTEIPSVEVLSSKAKREQVLRNILAARRRRMSRQRNGRLIDVTPRDPPDILEAQETKNEGVYASVSMAKNGTDDADKKTFKVTMEENLTTLMSEREDIESTMTMAPVTSVPKSLETDNVRKKNIVSMPDSLYKHFRPVESNIPMEDMSQFLYFGQKLQPELQNVTTVGNDSNELVSVTPTTLRRRNSSKRTSLSPLTTSTTTTTTTTTATTTMTTTTTTATATATGTTTTIRPEEISKEETNVALERRMIEKNKVSKTTKNTLRDVPNLYYRKTRLSDSTIATNVIPSKDMTQNGNTTELEEQTVERRDENGVQKMKVSRGSFRRSKKMEDAEEKVENDDVTEYRLSKDDKKSRESNSIDESTVSSTTLRIVVTEPYNIESSVKDFSTTTLMPTTTTTTLMPTTTTTTTTTLRTTAQESRRHHQQHVYAYTITNVTRLLRNYTGPGLSGETGVRGTGRVDGGSGGGRGEEGGGGGGSRRSASSEITNGRVESPSTEASAGAAGISEEPSQSAGLSTGRSVEAVGRPSTIATPSLVGERRRKVLASGAHRTGAQSAPQRAPVRIASALTRNRQQQQQQQWSDRVALVINEGSIDPYLHHHHQQHNQQHYHHYHHNRSFLRKSASAVLHSGAVNPKDASPEAMPSTGTRDTVLVDADRKNSLDLERREDESRIENEASLKVNRTFEEKFKTNESLSDLKVPEETTTVDLLSSSPLTDDYTETSIDSLSSSDTKDEVRKESNNEQHSTIMTTTTTMPPEVTTSASVFPVTPKLLVETISSDNRMLSSSTTESINQLTSSRKPDQDRPFGLAADLDPSEIQKMYRSQNTSTTESNILPNLETSTVSINLFPNRIAQQHMYDFHESRGRSFSDKTKQEDDVLPIMQLYNTSDIFNDSSTLGPATRTVELPLEESNVTKDRMESPQEAPASRYTTPSTTRKPTVKPTPKLTTKSTPRTTIRPTSTASNFVNRTRYRSIYSNRSVISDYAGLGYQPIEFNRTYFDSGLIAVSPRESVNISEVTKRHDVDAIASQETVAVVSYILATLVVFPIAVGVGLILRRLIIRNRKVLEESDTSSEISYRKDALNLENGDFKTSIEKAITKLPRIQHLCHEAEKPPPPPSQESRWEFPRDKLRLQTVLGQGNFGQVWKAEADDLTGHQGTTRLVAVKTVKEGASEREKEDLVRELEIMQQLGSHPNVVTLLGCCTEEDNTSGPRSQECFS
- the LOC124948311 gene encoding serine-rich adhesin for platelets-like isoform X1, whose product is MMATRSSAMTILLLLTIFILELIYAKDHDGSRLEYEDFLTTTESYVRLRVDRETTEKEEKFQGLVSSSTEIPSVEVLSSKAKREQVLRNILAARRRRMSRQRNGRLIDVTPRDPPDILEAQETKNEGVYASVSMAKNGTDDADKKTFKVTMEENLTTLMSEREDIESTMTMAPVTSVPKSLETDNVRKKNIVSMPDSLYKHFRPVESNIPMEDMSQFLYFGQKLQPELQNVTTVGNDSNELVSVTPTTLRRRNSSKRTSLSPLTTSTTTTTTTTTATTTMTTTTTTATATATGTTTTIRPEEISKEETNVALERRMIEKNKVSKTTKNTLRDVPNLYYRKTRLSDSTIATNVIPSKDMTQNGNTTELEEQTVERRDENGVQKMKVSRGSFRRSKKMEDAEEKVENDDVTEYRLSKDDKKSRESNSIDESTVSSTTLRIVVTEPYNIESSVKDFSTTTLMPTTTTTTLMPTTTTTTTTTLRTTAQESRRHHQQHVYAYTITNVTRLLRNYTGPGLSGETGVRGTGRVDGGSGGGRGEEGGGGGGSRRSASSEITNGRVESPSTEASAGAAGISEEPSQSAGLSTGRSVEAVGRPSTIATPSLVGERRRKVLASGAHRTGAQSAPQRAPVRIASALTRNRQQQQQQQWSDRVALVINEGSIDPYLHHHHQQHNQQHYHHYHHNRSFLRKSASAVLHSGAVNPKDASPEAMPSTGTRDTVLVDADRKNSLDLERREDESRIENEASLKVNRTFEEKFKTNESLSDLKVPEETTTVDLLSSSPLTDDYTETSIDSLSSSDTKDEVRKESNNEQHSTIMTTTTTMPPEVTTSASVFPVTPKLLVETISSDNRMLSSSTTESINQLTSSRKPDQDRPFGLAADLDPSEIQKMYRSQNTSTTESNILPNLETSTVSINLFPNRIAQQHMYDFHESRGRSFSDKTKQEDDVLPIMQLYNTSDIFNDSSTLGPATRTVELPLEESNVTKDRMESPQEAPASRYTTPSTTRKPTVKPTPKLTTKSTPRTTIRPTSTASNFVNRTRYRSIYSNRSVISDYAGLGYQPIEFNRTYFDSGLIAVSPRESVNISEVTKRHDVDAIASQETVAVVSYILATLVVFPIAVGVGLILRRLIIRNRKVLEESDTSSEISYRKDALNLENGDFKTSIEKAITKLPRIQHLCHEAEKPPPPPSQESRWEFPRDKLRLQTVLGQGNFGQVWKAEADDLTGHQGTTRLVAVKTVKEGASEREKEDLVRELEIMQQLGSHPNVVTLLGCCTEEEPHYLILEYVMYGKLLAYLRDHRTRQDFYNFSEDSAALTSRDLTVFGYCVARGMEYLASKKIIHRDLAARNVLVDHNKLCKIADFGMSRFANEDGEVIETRHGRNALPIRWMAPESLIYSLFTTKTDVWSFGILMWEIVTLGSTPYPDMTAREVMRNVQSGYRLERPSHCRSELFRVISRCWHADPDRRPEFQILRRDLAQLLEDNMNGHYVDLESFASECTD